The nucleotide window CTACGCGCCCGGCCGCGCCCAGTCCCGCTACCTCCAGGCGCTCGCCGGCCACCGGACCGTCGGCGAACGCTGCCCCTCCTGCCGCAAGGTCTATGTCCCGCCCCGCGGCGCCTGCCCCACCTGCGGCGTCGCCACCGACACCCAGGTCGAGGTCGGCCCCCGCGGCACCGTCACCACCTTCTGCATCGTCAACATCAAGGCTCGGCATACGGCGAATCTCGACATCGAGGTCCCCTACGTCTACGCCCATATCGCCCTGGACGGCGCCGACCTGGCCCTGCACGCCCGCATCGGCGGCATCCCGTACGACCGGGTCCGCATGGGCCTGCGCGTGGAGCCCGTGTGGACCGAGGGCGGCCGCTTCCCCGACCACTACCGCCCCACCGGCGAACCCGATGCCGACTACGACAGCTACAAGGAGCTGGTGTGATGCGCGAGGTCGCCATCGTCGCCTTCGGGCAGAGCGTGCACGTCCGCGACAGCGCGGAGATCTCCGAGGTCGAGATGCTGATGCCGGTGCTCCACGACGTCCTGGCACAGACCGGCCTGGCGGCCCGGGACATCGATTTCACCTGCTCCGGCTCCTCCGACTACCTCGCCGGCCGGGCCTTCTCCTTCACCATGGCCCTGGACGGCGTCGGCGCCTGGCCGCCGGTCTCCGAATCCCATGTCGAGATGGACGGCGCCTGGGCGCTGTACGAGGCCTGGGTGAAGATCCTCACCGGCGAGGCGGACACCGCGCTGGTCTACGCGTACGGCAAGTCCTCGCCCGGCGACCTCCGCGAGGTCCTCACCCGCCAGCTCGACCCGTACTACGTCGCCCCGCTGTGGCCCGACTCCGTCGCGCTGGCCGCCCTCCAGGCCCAGGCGCTGATCGACGCGAAGCTGACCGACGAGCGGGAACTGGCCGGAATCGCCGCCCGCAGCCGCGCCGACGCGGAGTCCAACCCGCACGCCCAGCTGCGCGGCGCCCTGCCCGCCGGAGAGCCCCTCGTCGCCCCGCTGCGCAGCGGCGACTGCCCGCCCATCGGCGACGGCGCCGCCGCCGTCGTCCTCGCCGCCGGCGACACCGCCCGCCGGCTGGCCGCCCGCCCCGCCTGGATCCGCGGCCTCGACCACCGCATCGAGGCGCACAGCCTGGGCGTGCGGGACCTCACCGACTCCCCGTCCACCCGGCTCGCCGCGCAGCGCGCCGGCGCCTTCGAAGGCCCCCATGGCCTTAAGGGCAGGGGCGGTGTCCCCACCGTGGACACCGCCGAGTTGCACGCCCCCTTCACCTCCCAGGAAGTCGTGCTGCGCCGCGCCCTGGGCCTCGACGCGGCGGACGGCACGGTCCGGATCAACCCCTCCGGCGGCGCACTGGCCGCCAACCCCGTCATGGCCACCGGTCTGATCCGGCTCGGCGAGGCCGCCGCCCGCATCCACCGCGGCGCATCCGACCGCGCCCTCGCGCACGCCACCTCGGGGCCGTGCCTGCAGCAGAACCTGGTCGCCGTCCTGGAGGGGGAGTGATGAGCAAGGAGCCCGTGGCCGTCACCGGCATCGGCCAGACCGCCCATGTCGCCGCGCGACGCGACGTCTCCCTCGCCGGACTCGTCCGGGAGGCGGCCCGACGCGCCCTGGACGACGCCGAGTTGACCTGGGCGGACATCGAAGCCGTCGTGATCGGCAAGGCCCCCGACTTCTTCGAGGGCGTCATGATGCCCGAGCTGTACCTCGCCGACGCCCTGGGCGCCGTCGGCAAACCGATGCTGCGGGTGCACACCGCCGGCTCGGTCGGCGGCTCCACCGCCCTGGTCGCCGCCAACCTCGTCGCGGCGCGGGTCCACCGCACCGTCCTCACCCTCGCCTTCGAGAAGCAGTCCGAGTCCAACGCCATGTGGGGACTGTCCCTCCCCATCCCCTTCCAGCAGCCCCTGCTGGCCGGCGCCGGCGGCTTCTTCGCCCCGCACGTGCGCGCGTACATGCGCCGCACCGGCGCGCCCGACACCATCGGCTCCCTCGTCGCCTACAAGGACCGCCGCAACGCCCTCAAGAACCCCTACGCCCACCTCCACGAGGAGGACATCACCCTGGAGAAGGTCCAGGCCTCACCGATGCTCTGGGACCCGATCCGCTACTCCGAGACCTGCCCCTCCTCCGACGGCGCCTGCGCCATGATCCTCACCGACCGCGCCGGAGCCGCCCGCGCACCGCACCCGGCGGCCTGGGTGCACGGCGGGGCGATGCGCAGCGAACCCACCCTCTTCGCCGGCAAGGACTTCGTCTCCCCCCAAGCCGGCAAGGACTGCGCCGCCGACGTCTACCGGCAGGCCGGCATCACCGACCCGCGCCGGCAGATCGACGCGGTGGAGATGTACGTCCCCTTCAGCTGGTACGAGCCGATGTGGCTGGAGAACCTCGGCTTCGCCGCCGAGGGCGAGGGCTGGAAACTCACCGAGGCCGGCGTCACCGCGCTCGACGGCGATCTCCCCGTCAACCCCTCCGGCGGAGTGCTGTCCACCAACCCGATCGGCGCCTCCGGCATGCTCCGCTTCGCGGAGGCCGCCCTCCAGGTACGTGGCCGGGCCGGCGCCCATCAAGTAGACGGCGCCCGCCGGGCGTTGGGCCACGCGTACGGCGGCGGCTCCCAGTTCTTCGCGATGTGGCTGGTCGGCACCGACGCACCGGCCACCTGACACCCCCGGGGGGCGGGCGCCCCGCCCCGTGCGCCCGCCCCCGGACCCCCGCCCCCACCACCGCGCCACGTCCTCTGTCCGTCCCCGGACACACTGGCTACGCTGATCGCGGAGGACGAACCGGGAGGAGCGGGAATCGTGGCCGACAGCATCACCGAGCAGCGGCTCGCGGGCGGGCCCAGGCCCGACCTCGACCTGGCGCAGGCCGAATGGCAGTCGAGCACCCAGGGCGTGGGCGACGTACAGATCGCCTTCGTCGAGGGCTATATCGCGATGCGCAACCGCCGCAGTCCGGAGATCCCGGCACTGATCTTCACCCCCGCCGAGTGGCACGCCTTCGTCGTCGACGCCCGCGAAGGGGCATTCGATCTGACGTAGAGCCTGTGCCGAGTTCAGATCACGATGCGGGGGACGGCCCATCCGGCAGCCCGTGTGCGTGTGGGTGTCCCGCACCCCCGCTTCATCGAGGTCGTCGATCTACGCGGCGCCATCCTCTGGATCCGCAGCCTCCCACCCGGCGCGTGATCCGGACCCGGAAAGGTTCTCGGCCCGGGACGGCAGCGGTGTACGCAGGTCGCCGGAAGGGGTGGGTGATAGCCCCGATCGGGCGGCGCTCGCCGCACTGCGGTCCCGGTCACCGTGGATGATCAGCACCCGGCGACCCGCCAGATGCTCCCCCGGGTCGCCGCCCGGCAGCCAGGGAGCGATACCGGCCACGCCCACCACGGCCGGGTGGCCGGCAGTCCAGAAGGCGGCGCGACCGCCCCGTCAATCCGTACCAGTTCTCCTCTCTCGCGGCAGGACACCCGCGGCCGGGCAAGCACGACCTCGCCGCAACGGGGCCAACGGGTCCGGCCCCCGACGCCACGGCCTTTGGCCTGTATGGCCCTTGACGGGCACGACACGGCATGGGAGGTCAGGTGCCGGGTGTCCGACGGCTGTGGCACGATGCCGCGATGATCTCCAGCTCCCGCATCCCGGACGTCGTTCCCGTGGGTCGCATGGCCCGGAGCACCCAGCCCGTGCTCAGCCTTCCCGGCGGCCTGGAGCTGCGTCCGTGGCGACTCTCGGACGCAGACGCCTTGGTGGCCGCCGGCCAGGACCCCGCCATACGCCGGTGGAACCGCCTGGTGGTGGCGACACCGGAAGACGCGCGCCAGCGGATCCAGCGCATGCACGAACGCTGGCGCGCCGAGTGCAGCGCGATCTGGGCCATCGCGCGGCCGGACGGCGGCGAGACGGTGGGACTCATCGGCTGGGGTGACATCGACCTCGGCGGCGGCAGCGCCGAAATCGTCTACTGGCTCCGGCCCGCGGCCCGCGGCGCCGGTGTCGCGGTCGAAGCCACCCGACGCGTCAGCCGGTGGGCCCTGAACGAACTCGGCCTGCACCGCCTGCGGCTGTGCCACTCGGTGGCCAACCCGGCCTCCTGCCGCGTGGCGGACAAGGCCGGTTTCTCCCTCGAAGGCACCATGCGCAGCGCACTGCTGCATGCGGACGGGTGGCACGACGAGCATCTGCACGCGCTCGTCCAGGGCGACATCTGACCCTGCGCCGGCGGCCCCGGACCCGAGGCGAACCGGGACCGCGCCTCGTCTCGGCCGGTTCATCGATGCCCGAGGCCCGCACGACGGCGATCGCGTCAGGCCCATGCCTTATGGGGCCTGCTCGTGCCGGATGAGCGCGGTGATCAGGTCGTGAAGTGTGTTGTTGTCGGAGTCGCTCCCGTGGGCCTCGGCACCTTCAAAGGTGGCAGCCTCGGTGCTGCGGGGGAACATGGCCTGCTCGTACTCGGTGAGCGCGGCCTCGATGTCGTCGGGATGCGCGGCGAGGGCCTTGCCGAGTTCGGCGCCGTCGAGCATGGCCAGGTTGGCGCCTTCGCCGTTCGGGGCCGAGAGGTGGGCGGCGTCGCCGAGCAGGGTCACCCCCGCCACCCGCTCCCACCGGCGCCCCGTCGGCAGTGTGTAGAGGGGGCGCAGGACCGGCGCGGTGTCGCAGTCGGTGATCAGCGCGGTGAGCTCCGGCGCCCAGCCGTCGAACTCCTGCGCGATCCGCGCGGTGGCCACGGCGGCATCGGTGAAATCGATGGCGGCGAACCACTCCTGCGGCTCGGACAGCGACACGTAGGCGTGCAGGGTGTCGCCCCTTTCCCGGTGAGCGAAGATCTCCCTGCCCGGCGTGGGCGCCATCAGCGACCCGCCGCCGACCGCTTTCGCGGCGGCGGGGTGCCGGGCGTCGGCGTCGAACAGGTACGTCTCGACGACCGACTTGCCGACGTACTCGGGTGTGGCGGTGGAGAGCAGCGGCCGGACCCGTGACCACGCGCCGTCCGCGCCGACCAGCAGGCTGGTGACGACGGTGCTGCCGTCGGCGAACGTCACCTCGTGGCGGCCCTCGCCGAGGGTACGGGTGCTGGTGACCTTGTGCCCCCACCGGACGGTGCCGGCCGGGAGGGAGTCGAGCAGGATCTGTCGCAGCTCGCCGCGTAGCACCTCGGGGCGTCCCCCCGTGCCGTCGTCGGCTTTGTCGATCAGGACGGTCCCGTCCGGGTCGAGGAACCGCAGTGCCTGGCGGCCCTCCAGAATGAGGCCGCGGAACTCGTCCATCAAGTCGGCTGCTTCAAGGGCGAGTTGCCCGTTGTAGTCGTGGATGTCGAGCATCCCGCCCTGTGCACGCGCAGCCGGGGAGGTCTCCGCCTCGTAGACCGTGGCCGGTATTCCGTGGACGTGCAGAACGCGGGCGAGCGTGAGGCCGCCGAGCCCGGCACCGATGATCGTGACGTCAGTGATCATGGAGGCTTCCTTCCTGATGTGGACCGCTGGGCGGACTCCCGGCAGGTCACGCCGGGAGCGCCGTTCCAGTGAGTCGGGACGATGCGATGCGGGGGGCCGGCCCGTTGATGGCCGGCGCCCACCAGCTCCAATGTCCCGGCAGCCCTCGACAGCTCACCGACAGCTCACCGACCACCGCCGACAGCCACCCGACACCGGCCCCGGCCCCGGTCCCGGCCCCGGTCCCGGTCCCGGCCCCGGCCGGAACATCGGTACAGCGGTGATCGGGGGGAGGCTCGCGACCGAGAGTTCTGTCCCTGCCCGCAAGTCCGAGAAGGGCGTTCGGCTCGCTTCTGCGTGAGAACAGGCTCTGAGAACCGATCCGGGATCGACGGGGACCCGGCGGCCCGTTTCTGATCTTGCTTCTCATCGAGCCGTTCCTCCTGCCGGTCAGCGGCCGCGTCAAGGCGCGTGACACGTACACAGATGAGGAGATCCGGAAAGAGTGGCGGGCCGATCTGGACCCGAAGATCCAGGTCGTGCGCGCGCTCGCCCGCGCATACGGCGCGCACCTGCTCGCCGCGGACGGCATGTTCGCCGCGCTCGCCGCGGCGACCGGGCCGGAGCACTGGGCCGCGGACGGCGTGCACCCGACGCCGGCCGGTCACGCCGCACTCGCGTCGGCCTGGCTGCGCCTGGTCGCCTGACCCCCGCCGCCACCGTCGTCTCGTCCGGTGCCGTCGCGTCCGGGGCGCGCAGTGGTCGCCAACGCAGCCCCGCCTTCCCGAGGTTGAGCACACCGGACGCGGCGGGCTCCGGGTGGGACACGGTTCGGCCTTCCCTCGGGCCGTCACCACGCGCGCCGTGGGCGGCGCGGCGCCCCGTAGGGTGGGCGGTATGAGTGGCGAACGCGAGCTGAGGGCCCTGCTGAGCGGAATGCGTCCGGAGGTCAACGCGGGCCGCTTTGTGTTCACGACCGTGCCCGGTGCGGTCCCCGAGGGGCTGACGCCGGTGGTCACGGTCACCGAGCCCGAGGGCCGCACCCTGGTCGTCCACCAGGAAGAGGCCGACCGCGCGGGCCTGGCGTACGACTATGTCGCCGCCTGGATCACCCTGCGGGTGCACTCCGCGCTGGACGCCGTCGGACTCACCGCCGCCGTCGCCACCGCACTCGCCCAGGCCGGTCTCAGCTGCAATGTCGTCGCCGGCTTCCGCCACGATCACCTCTTCGTGCCGTATGCCGCGGCGGACGAGGCACTGCGCCGGCTCCGCGCGCTGGCCGACCAGGCCTGACCAGCGGCGGCGCGGCGGACGAGGGGCCTCGCGCACCGGCCGTCGCCCACCCCCGACGTCGGCGCGGCGCGCCCGCCCGGGCCACGTACGATGGCGGCATGTCCTTCCTCCGCCGCCGCAGCGCAGCCACGCCCGCCGGGCCTGACTTCGACGTCCTCGCCATGGACCCCGGGGACTGGCCGGGCAATCTCGGGGCCGGCCTGCTGCCCGCCCCGGACGGCACGTGCCAGGGCGTCTTCCTCCGCTACGACCTGTTCGGCGGCCGCGGCCCCGCGATGATCATCGGCAATCTGCCGGAGGGCTCCCCGGCCC belongs to Streptomyces sp. NBC_01454 and includes:
- a CDS encoding DUF397 domain-containing protein, whose protein sequence is MADSITEQRLAGGPRPDLDLAQAEWQSSTQGVGDVQIAFVEGYIAMRNRRSPEIPALIFTPAEWHAFVVDAREGAFDLT
- a CDS encoding ACT domain-containing protein yields the protein MSGERELRALLSGMRPEVNAGRFVFTTVPGAVPEGLTPVVTVTEPEGRTLVVHQEEADRAGLAYDYVAAWITLRVHSALDAVGLTAAVATALAQAGLSCNVVAGFRHDHLFVPYAAADEALRRLRALADQA
- a CDS encoding FAD-dependent oxidoreductase, producing the protein MITDVTIIGAGLGGLTLARVLHVHGIPATVYEAETSPAARAQGGMLDIHDYNGQLALEAADLMDEFRGLILEGRQALRFLDPDGTVLIDKADDGTGGRPEVLRGELRQILLDSLPAGTVRWGHKVTSTRTLGEGRHEVTFADGSTVVTSLLVGADGAWSRVRPLLSTATPEYVGKSVVETYLFDADARHPAAAKAVGGGSLMAPTPGREIFAHRERGDTLHAYVSLSEPQEWFAAIDFTDAAVATARIAQEFDGWAPELTALITDCDTAPVLRPLYTLPTGRRWERVAGVTLLGDAAHLSAPNGEGANLAMLDGAELGKALAAHPDDIEAALTEYEQAMFPRSTEAATFEGAEAHGSDSDNNTLHDLITALIRHEQAP
- a CDS encoding GNAT family N-acetyltransferase → MISSSRIPDVVPVGRMARSTQPVLSLPGGLELRPWRLSDADALVAAGQDPAIRRWNRLVVATPEDARQRIQRMHERWRAECSAIWAIARPDGGETVGLIGWGDIDLGGGSAEIVYWLRPAARGAGVAVEATRRVSRWALNELGLHRLRLCHSVANPASCRVADKAGFSLEGTMRSALLHADGWHDEHLHALVQGDI
- a CDS encoding thiolase domain-containing protein is translated as MSKEPVAVTGIGQTAHVAARRDVSLAGLVREAARRALDDAELTWADIEAVVIGKAPDFFEGVMMPELYLADALGAVGKPMLRVHTAGSVGGSTALVAANLVAARVHRTVLTLAFEKQSESNAMWGLSLPIPFQQPLLAGAGGFFAPHVRAYMRRTGAPDTIGSLVAYKDRRNALKNPYAHLHEEDITLEKVQASPMLWDPIRYSETCPSSDGACAMILTDRAGAARAPHPAAWVHGGAMRSEPTLFAGKDFVSPQAGKDCAADVYRQAGITDPRRQIDAVEMYVPFSWYEPMWLENLGFAAEGEGWKLTEAGVTALDGDLPVNPSGGVLSTNPIGASGMLRFAEAALQVRGRAGAHQVDGARRALGHAYGGGSQFFAMWLVGTDAPAT
- a CDS encoding thiolase domain-containing protein codes for the protein MREVAIVAFGQSVHVRDSAEISEVEMLMPVLHDVLAQTGLAARDIDFTCSGSSDYLAGRAFSFTMALDGVGAWPPVSESHVEMDGAWALYEAWVKILTGEADTALVYAYGKSSPGDLREVLTRQLDPYYVAPLWPDSVALAALQAQALIDAKLTDERELAGIAARSRADAESNPHAQLRGALPAGEPLVAPLRSGDCPPIGDGAAAVVLAAGDTARRLAARPAWIRGLDHRIEAHSLGVRDLTDSPSTRLAAQRAGAFEGPHGLKGRGGVPTVDTAELHAPFTSQEVVLRRALGLDAADGTVRINPSGGALAANPVMATGLIRLGEAAARIHRGASDRALAHATSGPCLQQNLVAVLEGE